In one Umezawaea sp. Da 62-37 genomic region, the following are encoded:
- a CDS encoding sugar ABC transporter substrate-binding protein, with amino-acid sequence MKGLRGLAVGAAALAVAVAGCGTSASNTGTADSSGPKTLTVWLMDGSAPTTLTDALNKEFQDSNKDVTVKYEVQKWGGIQEKLTTALTSDTPPDVIELGNTQTPKFASEGTLLDLTGDASDLNGGEWLGGLKDSLTWEDKQYGLPFYASNRTVIYRTDLFEAAGITTPPTSNDEWLAAIEKLKTANAANPDFQALYLPGQSWYTLLSFIWDQGGDVAKKDGDKFVGALDSAPAKAGVDFYKKLVDASATKAPKDTDEAKPQQMEVFGTGNVAMMIGLPWELGGAVKANPDLEKKTSAFPIPSKTAGKAAPVFLGGSNLAIPAGSKNVDLAKGYLKLLSGKKYQDQLGAAGTVPGTSKDTASLASNPVGKALAASSANGKVTPATPKWAAVEAGQNPLKDMLTAYLTGAKSLDAATTDANTALTALLGG; translated from the coding sequence GTGAAGGGCTTGAGAGGACTTGCCGTTGGTGCCGCCGCACTGGCGGTAGCCGTGGCCGGCTGTGGCACGAGCGCGAGCAACACCGGGACCGCGGACTCAAGCGGTCCGAAGACGCTGACCGTGTGGTTGATGGACGGCTCCGCGCCGACGACCCTGACCGACGCCTTGAACAAGGAGTTCCAGGACTCGAACAAGGACGTCACGGTCAAGTACGAGGTCCAGAAGTGGGGCGGCATCCAGGAGAAGCTGACCACCGCGCTGACCAGCGACACCCCGCCCGACGTCATCGAACTCGGCAACACCCAGACGCCGAAGTTCGCGTCCGAGGGCACGCTGCTCGACCTGACCGGTGACGCCTCCGACCTCAACGGCGGCGAGTGGCTCGGCGGCCTCAAGGACTCCCTGACCTGGGAGGACAAGCAGTACGGCCTGCCGTTCTACGCGTCGAACCGCACCGTCATCTACCGCACGGACCTGTTCGAGGCCGCGGGCATCACCACGCCGCCCACCTCGAACGACGAGTGGCTGGCCGCGATCGAGAAGCTGAAGACCGCCAACGCGGCCAACCCGGACTTCCAGGCGCTCTACCTGCCTGGCCAGTCCTGGTACACCCTGCTCTCCTTCATCTGGGACCAGGGCGGCGACGTCGCCAAGAAGGACGGCGACAAGTTCGTCGGCGCGCTCGACTCCGCCCCGGCCAAGGCGGGCGTGGACTTCTACAAGAAGCTCGTCGACGCCTCGGCCACCAAGGCCCCGAAGGACACCGACGAGGCCAAGCCGCAGCAGATGGAGGTCTTCGGCACGGGCAACGTGGCGATGATGATCGGTCTGCCGTGGGAGCTGGGTGGCGCTGTCAAGGCCAACCCGGACCTGGAGAAGAAGACCTCCGCGTTCCCGATCCCGTCCAAGACGGCGGGCAAGGCCGCTCCCGTGTTCCTCGGCGGCTCGAACCTGGCCATCCCGGCCGGCAGCAAGAACGTCGACCTGGCCAAGGGCTACCTGAAGCTGCTCAGCGGCAAGAAGTACCAGGACCAGCTCGGCGCCGCGGGCACCGTGCCCGGCACCTCGAAGGACACCGCCTCCCTGGCGTCCAACCCGGTCGGCAAGGCGCTCGCCGCCTCCTCGGCCAACGGCAAGGTCACCCCGGCGACGCCGAAGTGGGCCGCTGTCGAGGCCGGTCAGAACCCGCTGAAGGACATGCTCACCGCGTACCTCACCGGCGCGAAGAGCCTGGACGCGGCTACGACCGACGCCAACACCGCGCTCACCGCGTTGCTCGGCGGCTGA
- a CDS encoding sugar ABC transporter permease, translating to MTAVETTDAAVPVRTSSPAPRRAVAGGARRRRGSTFDRLLPYLLLAPAVIGILWLIGFPVVSVVVTSFRKLDLGELVRGQVVWVGLDNYAKVLSDPRFWEITVRTVVFTAVVVATSVVVGLAIALLMRQLSTPIRILLQVCMLLAWAMPIIASTTVYQWIFDQQYGILNKILVELGFDYAGHSWFSTGTATLSVIGLLIVWQAIPFLAFSLYAGVIGVPADLYEAAGIDGATAWQTFRAVTWPELKPLLMMVTFLSLLWDFKVFTQIWVFKEGGPSGGSTTLPVLQYLEGISQSHFGVAAAVSVLMVVILTLLTVSYLRKLLQTQEGKL from the coding sequence ATGACGGCCGTTGAAACGACCGACGCCGCGGTGCCGGTGAGGACTTCCTCGCCGGCACCGCGGCGTGCCGTTGCGGGCGGCGCGAGGCGCCGCCGGGGCAGCACCTTCGACCGGTTGCTGCCGTACCTGCTGCTGGCCCCCGCCGTGATCGGCATCCTGTGGCTGATCGGTTTCCCGGTCGTCTCGGTGGTGGTGACCAGTTTCCGCAAGCTCGACCTCGGCGAGCTCGTCCGGGGCCAGGTCGTCTGGGTCGGCCTGGACAACTACGCCAAGGTCCTGTCCGACCCGCGCTTCTGGGAGATCACCGTCCGCACGGTCGTCTTCACCGCCGTCGTGGTCGCGACCTCCGTGGTCGTGGGCCTGGCCATCGCGCTGCTGATGCGCCAGCTCAGCACGCCGATCCGGATCCTGCTCCAGGTGTGCATGCTGCTGGCGTGGGCGATGCCGATCATCGCGTCGACCACGGTCTACCAGTGGATCTTCGACCAGCAGTACGGGATCCTGAACAAGATCCTGGTGGAGCTCGGCTTCGACTACGCCGGGCACTCGTGGTTCTCCACGGGCACCGCGACGCTCTCGGTGATCGGGCTGCTCATCGTCTGGCAGGCGATCCCCTTCCTCGCCTTCTCGCTCTACGCGGGCGTGATCGGCGTCCCCGCCGACCTCTACGAGGCCGCGGGCATCGACGGCGCGACGGCGTGGCAGACGTTCCGGGCGGTCACCTGGCCCGAGCTCAAGCCCCTGCTGATGATGGTGACGTTCCTGTCGCTGCTGTGGGACTTCAAGGTCTTCACCCAGATCTGGGTGTTCAAGGAGGGCGGGCCGAGCGGCGGTTCCACGACGCTGCCGGTCCTGCAGTACCTGGAGGGCATCTCGCAGAGCCACTTCGGCGTGGCCGCGGCGGTCAGCGTGCTCATGGTCGTGATCCTGACCCTGCTCACGGTGTCCTACCTGCGCAAGCTGCTGCAGACCCAGGAGGGCAAGCTGTGA
- a CDS encoding MFS transporter — MSTEVIAWGTPRAKAVLATTIVGSGMAMLDSTIVNVALPKIGEELQASVAGLQWILDGYLLSLAALILVAGSLGDRYGRRRMFTFGVLWFGAASLLCGLAPTTELLVAARILQGVGGALLTPGSLAILQSTFAREDRSRAIGAWSGLGGIASAIGPLAGGLLVQAGSWRLAFLINVPIAVVCVWMARRFVPESRDEALTGHPNILGSVVGALGLAGLTGALVEAPSRGADPLVVGAGIVGVVGLVAFGVLQVRGHKPLVPPSLFANRTFVLANALTFLMYGALGGVLVLMILQLQTSLHYSPTAAGLAGLPITVIMLVLSARSGRLAQRIGPRAQLVIGPLLVGAGMLLLRNAEPGATYFTGVLPGITVFGLGLATVVAPVTATVLAAAPDRYAGVASGVNNAVARTGSLVAVAALPAVAGLSGKGYADPVVMTEGWQRALLVCAAAAAVGGLLALGTDNGALGQGASGDGVPGSGPADCHACGVEGPPTHVRLAR; from the coding sequence GTGAGCACCGAAGTGATCGCCTGGGGCACGCCCAGGGCCAAGGCAGTGCTGGCGACGACGATCGTCGGCTCCGGCATGGCGATGCTGGACAGCACGATCGTGAACGTGGCCCTGCCCAAGATCGGCGAGGAGCTCCAGGCCTCGGTCGCGGGGCTCCAGTGGATTCTCGACGGGTACCTGCTGTCGCTGGCGGCGCTGATCCTGGTCGCCGGGTCGCTCGGCGACCGCTACGGCCGCAGGCGCATGTTCACCTTCGGCGTTCTGTGGTTCGGCGCCGCCTCGCTGCTCTGCGGCTTGGCGCCCACCACGGAACTGCTGGTCGCGGCCCGGATCCTCCAGGGTGTCGGCGGCGCGCTGCTCACCCCCGGCTCCCTGGCGATCCTGCAGTCGACGTTCGCGCGGGAGGACCGGTCGCGGGCGATCGGGGCCTGGTCGGGCCTCGGCGGCATCGCGTCGGCGATCGGGCCGCTGGCAGGCGGGCTGCTGGTGCAGGCCGGGTCGTGGCGGCTGGCGTTCCTGATCAACGTGCCGATCGCGGTGGTGTGCGTGTGGATGGCGCGGCGGTTCGTGCCGGAGTCGCGGGACGAGGCGCTGACGGGGCACCCGAACATCCTGGGGTCCGTCGTGGGCGCTCTTGGCCTGGCGGGCCTGACCGGTGCGCTGGTGGAGGCGCCTTCGCGGGGGGCCGACCCGCTCGTGGTCGGGGCCGGGATCGTCGGGGTCGTGGGCCTGGTGGCGTTCGGGGTGCTCCAGGTCCGCGGCCACAAGCCGCTGGTGCCGCCCTCGCTCTTCGCCAACCGGACGTTCGTGCTGGCCAACGCGCTGACGTTCCTGATGTACGGGGCGCTGGGCGGGGTGCTGGTGCTGATGATCCTGCAGTTGCAGACCTCGCTGCACTACTCGCCGACGGCGGCCGGGCTGGCCGGGCTGCCGATCACGGTGATCATGCTGGTGCTGTCGGCGCGGTCCGGGCGGCTGGCGCAGCGGATCGGGCCGAGGGCGCAGTTGGTCATCGGGCCGTTGCTGGTGGGGGCGGGGATGTTGCTGCTGCGCAACGCCGAGCCGGGCGCGACCTACTTCACCGGGGTGCTGCCGGGGATCACGGTGTTCGGGCTGGGGCTGGCGACGGTGGTCGCACCGGTGACGGCGACGGTGCTCGCGGCGGCGCCCGATCGGTACGCGGGGGTGGCGTCGGGGGTGAACAACGCTGTCGCGCGTACGGGGAGTCTGGTGGCTGTGGCTGCGCTGCCGGCGGTGGCTGGGTTGAGCGGCAAGGGGTACGCGGATCCGGTCGTGATGACGGAGGGGTGGCAGAGGGCGCTGTTGGTGTGCGCGGCGGCGGCTGCGGTTGGGGGGTTGTTGGCTTTGGGGACGGATAACGGGGCGTTGGGTCAGGGTGCGTCGGGGGATGGGGTGCCGGGATCTGGGCCTGCTGACTGCCATGCGTGTGGGGTTGAGGGGCCGCCTACGCATGTTCGGTTGGCGCGGTAG
- a CDS encoding carbohydrate ABC transporter permease, translated as MNAKKVSANVAAVLIAAFFAFPTYWMVTTALKPKKDLLSSSFDLIPSSVTSSNFVTAWTKPGFLQSLGNSLFVSLSAVVAALVIGLLAALALSRMRFRGRKGFVMLMLVAQMAPFEALLIPMFLMMRDLGLYQDLSSLILIYFAVTLPFCAWTLRGFVNGIPIELEEAAMVDGCGRWGAFRRVTLPLLGPGLVATSVFAFITAWNEFLFAKVMVRAEDKETLPVWLSGFQSAFGTDWGGAMAASALFTVPVLVFFLIVQRKMVTGVTAGAVKG; from the coding sequence GTGAACGCGAAGAAGGTGTCGGCGAACGTCGCCGCGGTGCTGATCGCGGCGTTCTTCGCCTTCCCCACGTACTGGATGGTCACCACGGCGCTCAAGCCGAAGAAGGACCTGCTGTCCAGCTCGTTCGACCTGATCCCGTCGTCGGTGACCAGCAGCAACTTCGTCACCGCGTGGACCAAGCCGGGCTTCCTCCAGTCGCTGGGCAACAGCCTGTTCGTCTCGCTGTCCGCCGTGGTGGCGGCGCTGGTGATCGGCCTGCTGGCCGCTCTCGCGCTGTCCCGCATGCGCTTCCGGGGCCGCAAGGGCTTCGTGATGCTGATGCTGGTCGCGCAGATGGCGCCGTTCGAGGCGCTGCTGATCCCGATGTTCCTGATGATGCGCGACCTCGGCCTCTACCAGGACCTGTCGTCGCTGATCCTCATCTACTTCGCGGTGACGCTGCCGTTCTGCGCGTGGACCCTGCGCGGGTTCGTCAACGGCATCCCGATCGAGCTCGAAGAGGCCGCGATGGTCGACGGCTGCGGCCGGTGGGGCGCGTTCCGGCGGGTCACCCTGCCGCTGCTCGGCCCCGGCCTCGTCGCCACCTCGGTGTTCGCGTTCATCACGGCGTGGAACGAGTTCCTGTTCGCCAAGGTCATGGTGCGCGCCGAGGACAAGGAGACCCTGCCCGTGTGGCTGAGCGGCTTCCAGTCCGCGTTCGGCACCGACTGGGGTGGCGCGATGGCCGCGTCCGCCCTGTTCACCGTGCCCGTGCTCGTGTTCTTCCTCATCGTCCAGCGGAAGATGGTCACCGGTGTCACAGCCGGTGCCGTGAAGGGATAG
- the nagA gene encoding N-acetylglucosamine-6-phosphate deacetylase, whose amino-acid sequence MDTVVAAPRALLGRTITGPAYVRIRAGRIAEVVAGEPPAGAEVLTHGLLTPGLVDIQINGAVGVDFAEVDSASMRVVAEALPQTGVTRFLPTLITAPVPVAIRQARAVLAASAALPEGVGARPLGVHFEGPFLSPKRPGVHDPALMVDPGAAQIDELLADDTLRRALRMVTLAPEQPGGMEAVRRLAEAGVLVAVGHSDATGEQTRAAADAGARMVTHLFNAQRPLGHREPGVPGVALVDDRFTLGLIADLAHVGPDVCRLVFNAAGHRVALVTDAVAAAGMPPGRYQLGGADVLLTEDGIPRSPEGTIAGSALTLDRAVRNIVSVGVNEADALASATIVPAEAIGESGLGRLAPGAVADLVWWDDDLNPLKVWVDGHVVFDAAVGGPLAQAVGYATAGQ is encoded by the coding sequence TTGGACACGGTTGTCGCAGCCCCGCGAGCACTGCTCGGTCGCACCATCACCGGTCCCGCGTACGTGCGCATCCGGGCCGGTCGCATCGCCGAGGTCGTCGCGGGTGAACCGCCCGCGGGCGCGGAAGTGCTCACCCACGGACTGCTCACCCCCGGTCTGGTGGACATCCAGATCAACGGGGCGGTAGGCGTCGACTTCGCCGAGGTGGATTCCGCGAGCATGCGGGTCGTCGCCGAGGCGCTGCCGCAGACCGGGGTGACCCGGTTCCTGCCGACGTTGATCACCGCGCCGGTACCCGTCGCGATCAGGCAGGCACGCGCGGTCCTGGCCGCGTCGGCCGCGCTGCCCGAAGGCGTCGGAGCCCGGCCGCTGGGTGTGCACTTCGAGGGCCCGTTCCTGTCGCCGAAGCGGCCGGGCGTGCACGATCCGGCGCTGATGGTGGACCCCGGTGCCGCCCAGATCGACGAGCTGCTCGCCGACGACACCCTGCGGCGCGCGCTGCGCATGGTGACGCTCGCCCCCGAGCAGCCCGGCGGCATGGAGGCGGTCCGCAGGCTCGCCGAGGCGGGTGTCCTGGTGGCCGTCGGTCACAGCGACGCCACCGGTGAGCAGACCAGGGCGGCCGCCGACGCGGGCGCCCGGATGGTCACGCACCTCTTCAACGCCCAGCGCCCGCTCGGCCACCGCGAACCCGGCGTGCCCGGTGTCGCACTGGTGGACGACCGGTTCACGCTCGGCCTGATCGCCGACCTGGCCCACGTCGGCCCCGACGTGTGCAGGCTCGTGTTCAACGCCGCGGGCCACCGCGTGGCGCTGGTGACCGACGCCGTCGCCGCCGCCGGGATGCCTCCCGGCCGGTACCAGCTGGGTGGCGCGGACGTCCTGCTCACCGAGGACGGCATCCCGCGCTCGCCCGAGGGCACCATCGCGGGCAGCGCGCTGACCTTGGACCGGGCGGTGCGCAACATCGTGTCGGTCGGCGTCAACGAGGCCGACGCGCTGGCCTCCGCGACGATCGTGCCCGCCGAGGCGATCGGCGAGTCCGGGCTGGGCAGGCTGGCGCCCGGCGCCGTCGCCGACCTCGTGTGGTGGGACGACGACCTCAACCCGCTCAAGGTGTGGGTGGACGGGCACGTCGTGTTCGACGCGGCCGTCGGCGGACCCCTCGCGCAGGCCGTGGGGTACGCGACCGCCGGGCAGTAG
- a CDS encoding glycoside hydrolase family 3 N-terminal domain-containing protein, with protein MSLHRLAAAVLLPGFHGTTAPDWLLERVTGGLGGVVLFGRNVVDDDQVTALNAQLRGARGDVVIGIDEEGGDVTRLDAGRGSEVPGNHALGATGDVELTRAVAASIGARLAACGVSLNLAPSADLVLTLDDPIIGVRAFGSDPVVSGEHVAAFVEGQQADGVAACAKHFPGHGASTADSHRELPVLPRTVSELNAVELVPFRAAVAAGVRSIMTGHLVVPEWGDAPATLNPKAVAVLRDELGFTGAIITDGLDMKAVGGDLAQGSVRALAAGVDALCLGGEPLDDDGLQRLIDSIVAAVESGELSRERLEEAAERTAALGTPPAAVSGHDAEIGLVAARRALEVTGELVITGPLLVLDLVVAPSEAVGAVPWGLGPYLSELVEGTSVLATDSVTPEEVAGKAAGRTVIVVTREAHRHAWARDLVIGLVNIGLDLVHVETGVPGPDLGAAARVNTHGGSRVCLRAAAERIASSRLSTT; from the coding sequence ATGTCGCTGCACCGGCTCGCGGCCGCCGTACTGCTACCGGGTTTCCACGGGACCACCGCTCCCGACTGGTTGCTCGAACGCGTGACCGGCGGGCTGGGCGGCGTCGTGCTGTTCGGCCGCAACGTCGTGGACGACGACCAGGTCACCGCGCTGAACGCGCAGCTGCGCGGCGCGCGCGGCGACGTGGTGATCGGCATCGACGAGGAGGGCGGGGACGTCACCCGGCTCGACGCCGGGCGCGGGTCCGAGGTCCCCGGCAACCACGCGCTGGGTGCCACCGGCGACGTGGAGCTGACGCGGGCCGTGGCGGCGTCGATCGGCGCCCGGCTGGCGGCCTGCGGGGTGTCGCTCAACCTGGCGCCGTCGGCGGACCTGGTGCTCACGCTCGACGACCCGATCATCGGCGTGCGGGCGTTCGGCTCGGACCCGGTCGTGTCGGGCGAGCACGTGGCCGCGTTCGTCGAGGGCCAGCAGGCCGACGGCGTCGCGGCGTGCGCGAAGCACTTCCCCGGCCACGGCGCGTCCACGGCCGACTCGCACCGCGAGCTGCCGGTGCTGCCGCGGACCGTGTCCGAGCTGAACGCCGTGGAGCTGGTGCCGTTCCGCGCGGCCGTCGCGGCGGGCGTCCGGTCGATCATGACCGGCCACCTGGTGGTCCCGGAGTGGGGCGACGCGCCCGCGACGCTCAACCCCAAGGCCGTCGCCGTGCTGCGCGACGAGCTGGGCTTCACCGGCGCGATCATCACCGACGGGCTGGACATGAAGGCCGTCGGCGGCGACTTGGCGCAGGGGTCGGTGCGCGCGCTGGCCGCGGGCGTCGACGCGCTGTGCCTCGGCGGCGAGCCGCTGGACGACGACGGCCTGCAGAGGCTGATCGACAGCATCGTGGCGGCCGTCGAATCCGGTGAGCTGTCGCGGGAGCGCTTGGAGGAGGCGGCGGAGCGCACGGCCGCCCTGGGCACCCCTCCCGCCGCGGTCTCCGGTCACGACGCCGAGATCGGTCTGGTGGCCGCGCGCAGGGCCTTGGAGGTGACCGGCGAACTGGTCATCACCGGTCCACTGCTCGTGCTGGACCTGGTCGTCGCGCCCTCGGAGGCCGTGGGCGCCGTGCCGTGGGGCCTCGGCCCGTACCTGTCGGAGTTGGTCGAGGGCACGTCCGTGCTGGCCACTGACTCGGTGACGCCCGAGGAGGTCGCGGGCAAGGCCGCCGGGCGGACCGTGATCGTGGTGACACGGGAGGCCCACCGCCACGCCTGGGCTCGCGATCTGGTCATCGGATTGGTTAACATTGGTCTGGACCTCGTGCATGTCGAAACCGGCGTGCCGGGCCCTGACCTGGGCGCAGCCGCCCGCGTGAACACCCATGGCGGTTCGAGGGTGTGCCTGCGCGCCGCGGCGGAGCGCATCGCCTCAAGCCGCCTCTCGACCACCTGA
- a CDS encoding GntR family transcriptional regulator, whose product MLETTPGTGVDTRSRAQREPKYWGLKRHLLDLLRALPPGSPIPTERSLAADFDVSRTTVRQALAELTVEGRLLRVQGKGTFAAEPKVAQRLQLSSYTEDMRAQGRKPSSRLIEASELPAEAELARFLGVRAGAKVLRLHRLRLADDEPMAIETTHLALGRFRGLRRYLAPGTSLYQVLRERFGVEMGHAEETIETALASPEEAELLGADIGLPMLLLSRHSFDTEGNPVEWVRSVYRGDRYKFVATLNRPAG is encoded by the coding sequence ATGCTGGAGACGACGCCTGGAACGGGCGTGGACACCAGGTCTCGTGCGCAACGCGAGCCGAAGTACTGGGGACTCAAGCGGCACCTGCTGGACCTGTTGCGCGCGCTGCCGCCCGGATCCCCCATCCCGACCGAGCGCTCGCTGGCCGCCGACTTCGACGTGTCGAGGACCACGGTCAGGCAAGCGCTCGCCGAGCTCACCGTCGAAGGACGGCTGCTCAGGGTGCAGGGCAAGGGCACGTTCGCGGCCGAGCCGAAGGTCGCGCAGCGGTTGCAGCTGTCTTCGTACACAGAGGACATGCGGGCCCAGGGCCGCAAGCCGTCGTCACGCCTCATCGAGGCGTCCGAGCTGCCCGCCGAGGCCGAGCTGGCCAGGTTCCTCGGCGTCCGCGCGGGCGCCAAGGTGCTCAGGCTGCACCGCCTGCGGCTGGCCGACGACGAGCCCATGGCCATCGAGACGACCCACCTCGCGCTGGGCCGCTTCCGCGGCCTTCGCCGCTACCTGGCGCCCGGCACCTCGCTCTACCAGGTGCTCCGGGAGCGGTTCGGCGTCGAGATGGGTCATGCCGAGGAGACGATCGAGACCGCGCTCGCCAGCCCCGAGGAGGCCGAACTCCTCGGAGCGGACATCGGTCTGCCGATGCTGCTGCTGTCGAGGCACTCGTTCGACACCGAGGGCAACCCCGTCGAGTGGGTGCGAAGCGTGTACCGGGGGGACCGGTACAAGTTCGTGGCCACGCTCAACCGCCCTGCGGGCTGA
- a CDS encoding SIS domain-containing protein encodes MTEQQPGRHMAAEIAQQPAIFSGLIERRSEIARVAEVVRERKPRFVLFAARGSSDHAALYAKYLTEVLLELPAGLVSPSTTTLYGGKPDLRDVLVVSVSQSGGSPDLLEVTQAARAQGALTVAVTNTSDSPLNAAAELSVDVGAGVEHAVAATKTYSATLLALYLLFDGIRGGDGEHAARLGELAQSTLDGAEEAVVEAVRRYRFVDRVLTTGRGFSLPTALEAALKLAETSYLAARAYSGADLLHGPVAAVDGETAVLAVTSAGKGGDALHEVLDVVHGRGADVLAVGSAADKVSAALRIPVAETAEEVAPILEILPVQRLALGLALARGGDPDSPRGLKKVTRTR; translated from the coding sequence ATGACCGAGCAGCAGCCCGGCCGGCACATGGCGGCGGAGATCGCCCAGCAACCGGCGATCTTCTCCGGCCTGATCGAGCGGCGTTCCGAGATCGCGCGGGTCGCCGAGGTCGTGCGCGAGCGCAAGCCGCGCTTCGTCCTCTTCGCGGCCCGCGGGTCCAGCGACCACGCCGCCCTCTACGCGAAGTACCTGACCGAGGTGCTGCTGGAACTCCCGGCGGGCCTGGTCTCGCCCTCCACCACCACGCTGTACGGCGGCAAGCCCGACCTGCGCGACGTGCTCGTGGTGTCGGTGAGCCAGAGCGGCGGGTCCCCCGACCTGCTGGAGGTCACCCAGGCCGCGCGGGCGCAGGGCGCGCTGACCGTGGCCGTGACCAACACGTCCGACTCGCCGCTGAACGCCGCCGCCGAACTGTCGGTGGACGTCGGCGCCGGGGTCGAGCACGCGGTGGCGGCCACCAAGACCTACTCGGCCACGCTGCTGGCCCTGTACCTGCTGTTCGACGGCATCCGCGGCGGCGACGGCGAGCACGCGGCCCGGCTCGGCGAGCTGGCGCAGTCCACTTTGGACGGCGCGGAGGAAGCCGTGGTCGAGGCCGTCCGCCGGTACCGGTTCGTGGACCGGGTGCTCACCACCGGGCGCGGGTTCTCGTTGCCCACGGCGTTGGAAGCGGCGCTGAAGCTGGCCGAGACCAGCTACCTGGCCGCGCGGGCGTACTCCGGGGCCGATCTGCTGCACGGGCCCGTGGCGGCCGTGGACGGCGAGACGGCCGTGCTGGCCGTGACCAGTGCTGGCAAGGGCGGGGACGCGCTGCACGAGGTGCTGGACGTGGTGCACGGTCGCGGCGCGGACGTGCTCGCCGTGGGGTCCGCCGCGGACAAGGTGTCGGCCGCCCTGCGGATCCCCGTCGCGGAGACCGCGGAGGAAGTGGCGCCGATCCTGGAGATCCTGCCGGTCCAGCGGCTCGCGCTCGGCCTGGCGCTGGCGCGCGGCGGCGACCCGGACAGCCCGCGCGGGCTGAAGAAGGTCACCCGCACGCGCTAG
- a CDS encoding threonine/serine dehydratase — MRLVTISDIRAAADLLAPAVLRTPLLPCAWADADRPLWLKPENLQPVGAFKIRGAFHAIAKLPEDVRALGVVAYSSGNHAQAVAYAAKLFGVPAVIVVPDNTPQVKIDATLGHGAEVHTVPMTERESRARYLSHQRGSTLIPPFDHVDVIAGQGTVGLEIAEDLPDVHTVLVPVSGGGLISGVAVAIKALCPDARVIGVEPALAADAAESLRAGRRSSSWSPALRARTIADGLRAEPSELTFAHMRELVDGIVTVSESDIRAAVPWLAHNSRLIAEPSGAVTVAAYLNHQDELPPGKTVAIISGGNLDPALLNELLTDQP, encoded by the coding sequence GTGCGCCTGGTCACGATTTCCGACATCCGCGCGGCGGCCGACCTCCTGGCCCCCGCCGTCCTGCGAACCCCGCTGCTCCCCTGCGCGTGGGCCGACGCGGACCGCCCCCTCTGGCTCAAACCGGAGAACCTCCAGCCGGTCGGCGCGTTCAAGATCCGCGGCGCCTTCCACGCCATCGCGAAACTCCCCGAGGACGTCCGCGCGCTCGGCGTCGTCGCCTACTCCAGCGGCAACCACGCCCAGGCCGTCGCCTACGCCGCCAAGCTCTTCGGCGTCCCCGCGGTCATCGTCGTCCCCGACAACACCCCCCAGGTCAAGATCGACGCCACCCTCGGCCACGGCGCCGAGGTCCACACCGTCCCCATGACCGAACGCGAGTCCCGCGCCCGCTACCTCTCCCACCAACGCGGCTCGACCCTGATCCCGCCGTTCGACCACGTCGACGTCATCGCAGGCCAGGGCACCGTCGGCCTGGAGATCGCCGAAGACCTGCCCGACGTCCACACCGTGCTCGTCCCGGTCAGCGGCGGCGGCCTCATCTCCGGCGTAGCCGTCGCCATCAAGGCCCTCTGCCCCGACGCCAGGGTCATCGGCGTAGAACCGGCACTGGCCGCAGACGCCGCCGAAAGCCTCCGCGCAGGCCGCCGCTCCTCCTCCTGGTCCCCAGCACTGCGCGCCCGCACCATCGCCGACGGCCTGCGCGCAGAACCCTCGGAACTCACCTTCGCCCACATGCGCGAACTCGTCGACGGCATCGTCACCGTCTCCGAATCCGACATCCGCGCCGCCGTCCCCTGGCTGGCCCACAACTCCCGCCTGATCGCCGAACCCAGCGGCGCCGTCACAGTCGCCGCCTACCTCAACCACCAGGACGAACTACCACCGGGAAAGACGGTCGCGATCATCTCCGGCGGCAACCTGGACCCAGCACTGCTCAACGAACTACTGACCGACCAGCCCTAA